From the Candoia aspera isolate rCanAsp1 chromosome 3, rCanAsp1.hap2, whole genome shotgun sequence genome, the window AGTCCAACTCCTTTGTCatcaaaaagcaaataaatgtcATTGTCATCAATATTAAACCCTGCAAAGAATTTCTGTACCTCGACATTTGTCACATCAAATGGAAAATTTCTTACATAAACACATGTCTTTGAGCCAGGGTAGccatcttgattatttttatcCTTTACATGGTGATGTCTTTCTGGTGATCTTTTGACTTCAGAAGACCCAATTAACTCTAGTACTGTTCTTTTGGAAACAGGGAAAATATAAACTTGTCGACCAAAAAGATCAAGCTTGTGGTAACTCAGTGCTGATGTATATGCTCTCTCTGATCTTAATATAATAATTGCATCCTTATTCCTTGCCTCATTATCATGTGATTTTAGGAAAGTAATGTCCTTGTTCATTAAAGTTAGCTCATTAAAGAATACCTGCAAGTCTCTCTTCTCAACAGCAGCAGACAAATTTTTAACCTGTATGTAATATTCCTTGCTCTGAGGTGAATGGGACTGGGCTGAACCAGAGAAAGGTGAACGAGAGTGGGTTTTAACCCTCCTTGGAGACCTTGAACGGGTAGTTGCTGTGATCCTCCTTGGAGAATTTGAATGCATACGTGCCATGACCCTCCGTGGAGGAGACCTTGAACCACTGCGTGCCATGATCCTCCGTGGAGACCTTGAACCACTGCGTGCCATGATCCTCCGTGGAGGAGACCTTGAACCAGTGTGTCCCATAACCCTCTGTGGAGATCTTAAATAGGTGTGTGCCATAATTCTTTGTGAAGGAGACCTTGAATAGTTGCGTTCCATAATCCTCCACGAAGGAGACCTTGAATGAGCGTGTGACATTACTCTTCGTGGTGGGGTCCTGGATCGGGTTCGTTTTCTTGAAGACAAATAGCTTGGCTCTCTTTTTGAATATTCTCTGCTTGAAGAATAACTTCCTTTATTCAAATTATGTTCGAAGTGGAAAGAATGGTCTATCTTCTCATCTATCCTTCCACCATACTTAATCCATGCTCTTTCATTAGAGGGCCGTACTTCTATAAACCGTGCACCCATATAATTCCTATCGCGTTGCAGTCCTttcatggcatcacttaatgtagCAAATTTGACCACACCATCCCCATTGTTTTGACCATTGGTTTTTAACATAAGAATCTTCTCCACTTGTAATCCAGAGAAAAAGTTGAGCACATCATCTTCTGTTGAAGAATAAGGCATACCACGTATGAATAAGTATAATCTATCAGATTTAAATGATTCTTTCCTAGGATGAttaaaatttgattttgaaatgtTTATGTTACTGTTTTGAGAGCCACCGGAATGAAACTCATCCTCCAAAGGAACCCTGGAATCATAGCTAGATTTACCAATTCCTTTTTTAATGGCTGCAACTAAATTTGAAAGATTGCCAACACCAGATGTTCCTGAATTATTAGAACCTGTCCCCCTAGATCCTGTTTCTCTTCGACCACGCTCAAATCTTTtcctattaatttttattatgctCTGCATTTCTGCCTTGCTACTGAGAAAGAACTGTATTCGTGAATCCTTGATAAATCCTCCTGAGTAGCTCATTGCTTGTCTGGCATCTTCATCTGTTGCAAATATAACAAAAGCTTCCCCCTCTTCTCCTCCAATAATATGTACACCTCCATCAGGAATATTCAATCCTGAGAAGAAACGGCGAATATCTGCAGAACCCGCAACAAGAGGAAGTCCCTGTAAACGGATGACTACAGCCATTTTGAGCTCAACCCACAGCAATAATCACCTGTGGACAAAAAGGCATACATGATAACAAGCCTCTAGTACACTGGAAGAATGCTAGGCCTAAGCTAcaccatttaaaacaaaaaagtccTGCTATTATTGAACGAATAACTCCTACATTTCAAAGCACATAGAACCTAGCTTAATCTGAATGTTTACAAACACTAGCCAATCTGAACTATTTATACAGTTCCCCAAAATATTCTCAATCATAAAAGCGCCAATGTCATTCATAAAATCTATGATCAAAGCTATCAAAGCTTTCACAGCATCTTAAAAAATCCAGTGAAAGAAAACTGAACTTGTTTTTATGCTATCTGATATCAAAAGAATTATTTGTGATCAAGATTATGTCATTTCACTTCCAAGCAATAATGAAGTTTAGATATTCTCTGCTATTAGGCCAGCACATCTCATAACGAAGCAAATTCAGTAATACTTTTCCCCATGTTTATTCTTTCCCATGATTAGATAGCCAACTGCACATCTTCCTTTCCAGTCATCAGCCTGGAAGAAAAAGCCATCAAATCTGACAACACATACATTAAGCTTTCAGAAGCTTACCTGGTTCTTCTTGGAAGGCCAGATAAAGGCTGTGAAATCAACTTAACTgtggaaagaaaatggaacaaaattaaTGGCTAAGAAGCAGATTTACACTTTATGCCACATTCAGTGGAATATCCAGCATCATGGTGAACATTAACAACccagtacaaaataaaaaataatggaagTTGTTCAGCTCCTTTCCTATTCCAGAGATGTACCAAAAAAACCAGGAATTGTGAATTTTAAGTGAGTAGTATCTTGTTTTTCACATGTTTTGAGAGAGATTCATTATGCTCTCTATTTAAAACTGATGTCAGCAACAATAATATGAAATCAAAATTTAGATACAGCTTAAATCCGATAGAAAAACATCTTTTCCCTCAATGTCCTCAGTCCTTGAAAGTTCCACACAAAAAAGGGCAAGTGTCCAGTTCTTCTagcatcctttttcttttaaagaagataGCGGAATGTTCATCAGTAACTGAGTAAGTGACCAAATTAAGGAAACATATCCCAACATCAGAAATTCCGGGAAAATATAATGATATACCAATTTCCCCATAATGCTTGCTGTGTCAGTATGAATCCAGAGGAATCCAGTGTAATGCTATAATAGCTTTGCATTTAGAAGAATAATATCTCGCAAAAGTAAAAGTACACACTTAGTGACTATATCCAGAAATAGATTTACTTATAATATCCATATTTCACAAGTTCCAGAAAAAGCAAATAACAGAAAACCGCAATACAAACCTACGTAAATTTACAGAGGTAAGCCCCGCTAAGCTCATTAAAGCCTattcacaaatgcacacacaggaCTGCAGGTTCAGCATCAAAGACCTATTACAGTATCTAATAAATTGAAGGAAATACATTCAATTTAATGtcctattaataaaatattaatactaGAACCCAAATAGCATGTATCTTATATACAAAAAAACCTAAAGGCTGTAAACAATTACAAAATATCCTAAACATTCAAATCTGTTACCATGCTTAGAACCAAGCTACTTTCTCCAACCCCTATAAAAGTATGGCACACCTGTCTAGATAGAAATTCTCTTTAAAGATCTTATGTAATTTGTGAGGTCCAATTCATTTGTTTTGTATAAGCAATATCTACATTTCACTGAAAACAATGGCAACTAATCTTAATGGGCCTGAATAACAACTCAACTTCAGAAAGCTCACATCAACAATTTATAGTTTCTCATGCAATGCTAGGTAACCAGCTACAACTGTTACTAACATCCTTGGGCAACTCAGCTTCTTTCCCCTGAATACAAGTGACTAAAAAGCAACTACATCAAGCAAAGAAAAACTGATAGCATTATGTCCTGTCCTTCATTTCCAACAGAGGTCTGCAAAACAATGAAAAAGCCTTCAGGAACTCCAACTGATGtacaattattaaaatataaattcctgaTTGTCAGATACAGCCAAGACACACATGCATTAATCTGTTAACAGAAGGAGAAAAACATATAGCAAGCAAGGAGTTCAGTAATTCAACATAACTTACTTCTGAGCAGACACTTATAGGATTGTATTAATAAGCTTTAAAACACCTTCTGAAAACCTGGTATACAGTTAAccaactacaaaaaataaaataaaataaactctatGGACCAGCTCATGTTATACAATTCTGTACAGAGGATGGATATCAGATGAAGTGGCATATTCATAGCATGTTTTTCGCAGTTAAAATATCAACTGTGCATTTTATTCTTGTGTAATCCATTCATGAATTTGAGCAAGGAAGTACTGACTCCTGTTAAAACAGGCGCACTCATTCCTATCCATCCAATGACTGCTGGAGTAGTGCTTGGTTTACTCTTTCCCCGGAAGATATTTGTTGCAAAGAGAGGTCTATCCCTCCTAGAGAATGCAGAGTGTAGCAGAACTCTGGAATATCAGGCATGACTTCCGAAATTATAATCCTGGCAGAAAAATAACATtgtaaaaaagacaagatgggaAGAAAAAGCATGTCTTCTCTAGCAATAATACTCAATCACCTGCAAAGATTCGTTGGCTAAGGGGGATCAGAAACACCAAGTGAGGTGGAAATCAACCAGAAGAATAAGCTGTGAGTCTGGAGTTTTCTTCGTCCTGTACAGCTTCTATATACAAATCCCAGTATTATCCAATTCACTCCTTGGGAATGATCCAATATGCTCAGAAATGTGCCATTAAACCAACGAACGAAATGCACGAGGTACCAGAACGTCCGTAGCTTGTTCAATCATGAAACGACCTTCCGACACAGAACCAGAGCGACCATTCCCAAGCACGCCAAAGAGGGGGATGTTCTTCCTCCCACCCCTGTCCTAAGAGGGAAAGAAGGCTTTCGGCGAGTTTTGTTTAAACGCCTGAATTTTTTATCAGCACACTGAACACCAAACGTATCGGCATCACCTTCCCCGCAGCAGGAGCTGCCCAGGCCCTTCCCCCATCATACACTTCCACTTGCCGGCCTCGCTCGGCCTCTCAGCTCTGAGCGGGGCGAGAACCGCGGATGCCCGGTGCAGCTTAGACGCCACCGCCGATTCCAGCAACCCCCCCAACGGCGCGCGCACACGCACGCACGGACACCCGTAACACCGGCCCGCTCACGGTTCATTTCTACTAACCAGGCCCCTGTGGGTCGAATGAGGCCTTGAAAGAGCCTCAGCTCCGTAATTCCCCGCGGGAAGAAAGAGCAGAGCCCCGCGCTTGCCTAACAGGTCATCGGGACGAACGCCGcagcctcctccctctcctctcgGGCGCGCCAATCCGTCCGGGCGTCCTGTCCTCTCAAAAATACGATGCCACCCCCGCCTCGACCTCCcgaagagagatagaaagaaaaagagagagagaggtgggaccGGCCTGCAATCTACAAAATGGCAGCCGCGCTTCCGCCCCAGCTCCCCGCGTCCCACCTCAGCAAAGCCGCCGAGAGCGACTTTCCGCGCGCAGGCGCAGAGAGACTCCCTAGGCGCATGCGCCATGCCCCTGGAACGTCAAAGGTTGGCCAGGGATTCCGATTTGCAGGGTTGTTTCCGGTGACTGCTAATAGAATTTCTCTAGAGTgcaaagaacgagagttttgtaaAGGGGAGAAAGGATTGAAAGATTGCAACTTTTGTTACCAGTCCGATGACATGTGAATAGTCTTTTGCATGGGATTCGAAAATTTAGAGAACAATTAGGATAATGTAAAGATTAAGTCCATTTGTCCTTCCCCTAGTTTTCCTAAGCGGAACTCATGATcagttttgctttgttgttgtttattcgtttagtcgcttccgacgcttccgactcttcgtgacttcatggaccagcccacgccagagcttcctgttggtcgtcagctcccccagggacgagtccatcacctctagaatatcatccatccatcttgcccttggtcggcccctcttcctttttccttccactttccctagcatcagcatcttctccagagtgtcctgtcttctcattatgtggccaaagtatttcagttttgcctttaatatcattccctcaagtgagcagtctggcttgatttcctgcagtatggactggtttgatcttcttgcagtccaaggcactctcagaattttcctccaacaccacagttcaaaagcatctatcttccttctctcagccttccttatggtccagctctcgcagccatatgttactacagggaacaccattgctttaactatgcagacctttgttgtcagtgtgatgtctctgctcttaactattttatcaagatttgtcattgctcttctcccaaggattaagcgtcttctgatttcctgactgcagtcagcatctgcagtaatcttctcacctagaaatacaaagtctttcactgcttctacattttccccctctattt encodes:
- the RBM12B gene encoding RNA-binding protein 12B isoform X2 codes for the protein MAVVIRLQGLPLVAGSADIRRFFSGLNIPDGGVHIIGGEEGEAFVIFATDEDARQAMSYSGGFIKDSRIQFFLSSKAEMQSIIKINRKRFERGRRETGSRGTGSNNSGTSGVGNLSNLVAAIKKGIGKSSYDSRVPLEDEFHSGGSQNSNINISKSNFNHPRKESFKSDRLYLFIRGMPYSSTEDDVLNFFSGLQVEKILMLKTNGQNNGDGVVKFATLSDAMKGLQRDRNYMGARFIEVRPSNERAWIKYGGRIDEKIDHSFHFEHNLNKGSYSSSREYSKREPSYLSSRKRTRSRTPPRRVMSHAHSRSPSWRIMERNYSRSPSQRIMAHTYLRSPQRVMGHTGSRSPPRRIMARSGSRSPPRRVMARMHSNSPRRITATTRSRSPRRVKTHSRSPFSGSAQSHSPQSKEYYIQVKNLSAAVEKRDLQVFFNELTLMNKDITFLKSHDNEARNKDAIIILRSERAYTSALSYHKLDLFGRQVYIFPVSKRTVLELIGSSEVKRSPERHHHVKDKNNQDGYPGSKTCVYVRNFPFDVTNVEVQKFFAGFNIDDNDIYLLFDDKGVGLGEALVKFRTEDQARKAESLNRRRFLGTEVLLRCIPEKQMQEFGINVSSASNEKMQGHHHTRKRDENFYSVDSRGHSVQGGVKHTSDYGCLSDDFICSSDKFRGPPPFTEFGESVPGNFPDGHFDSNFGDDADCVTLIKLKNIPFRASPNEILDFFHGYKIIPESLSIQHNEYGMSSGEAIIALVNYKEAKAAINELNDRPIGQRKVRLSLA
- the RBM12B gene encoding RNA-binding protein 12B isoform X1 is translated as MAVVIRLQGLPLVAGSADIRRFFSGLNIPDGGVHIIGGEEGEAFVIFATDEDARQAMSYSGGFIKDSRIQFFLSSKAEMQSIIKINRKRFERGRRETGSRGTGSNNSGTSGVGNLSNLVAAIKKGIGKSSYDSRVPLEDEFHSGGSQNSNINISKSNFNHPRKESFKSDRLYLFIRGMPYSSTEDDVLNFFSGLQVEKILMLKTNGQNNGDGVVKFATLSDAMKGLQRDRNYMGARFIEVRPSNERAWIKYGGRIDEKIDHSFHFEHNLNKGSYSSSREYSKREPSYLSSRKRTRSRTPPRRVMSHAHSRSPSWRIMERNYSRSPSQRIMAHTYLRSPQRVMGHTGSRSPPRRIMARSGSRSPRRIMARSGSRSPPRRVMARMHSNSPRRITATTRSRSPRRVKTHSRSPFSGSAQSHSPQSKEYYIQVKNLSAAVEKRDLQVFFNELTLMNKDITFLKSHDNEARNKDAIIILRSERAYTSALSYHKLDLFGRQVYIFPVSKRTVLELIGSSEVKRSPERHHHVKDKNNQDGYPGSKTCVYVRNFPFDVTNVEVQKFFAGFNIDDNDIYLLFDDKGVGLGEALVKFRTEDQARKAESLNRRRFLGTEVLLRCIPEKQMQEFGINVSSASNEKMQGHHHTRKRDENFYSVDSRGHSVQGGVKHTSDYGCLSDDFICSSDKFRGPPPFTEFGESVPGNFPDGHFDSNFGDDADCVTLIKLKNIPFRASPNEILDFFHGYKIIPESLSIQHNEYGMSSGEAIIALVNYKEAKAAINELNDRPIGQRKVRLSLA